One genomic segment of Streptococcus salivarius includes these proteins:
- the secE gene encoding preprotein translocase subunit SecE, translating to MRQTGSIFKVLKDTTWPDRKQRWHDFISVLEYTAFFTVIIYAFDELLSRAMSALINFF from the coding sequence GTGAGACAAACTGGAAGTATTTTCAAAGTCTTGAAAGACACGACTTGGCCAGACCGTAAACAACGCTGGCACGATTTTATTTCAGTTCTTGAGTATACTGCGTTCTTCACTGTCATCATCTATGCGTTTGATGAATTGTTGAGTCGCGCTATGTCAGCACTGATTAACTTTTTCTAA
- the rpmG gene encoding 50S ribosomal protein L33 produces the protein MAQKKASLACAECGSRNYSINVSSTPKPTRLEVNKFCKHCKKYTLHKETR, from the coding sequence ATGGCACAGAAAAAAGCAAGCCTAGCGTGTGCTGAATGTGGGAGCCGAAACTACTCAATTAATGTGAGTAGCACTCCCAAACCAACACGACTAGAAGTTAACAAATTTTGTAAACATTGTAAAAAATACACCTTGCATAAAGAAACAAGATAG
- the pbp2a gene encoding penicillin-binding protein PBP2A — protein MTFFDNLKNKLFKEENSGKGKDSQPAEKSKNLQNKIKGLFAKKPDEVEQAVEDLDMSQESQETSRYQRSKQKKPIDTTKPLGKVQAFLSKFTLSPRNPIRRFWRRYHIGKILFILVAMLVLTVGSYLFYIAKTTNVSDLQDALKATTVIYDKEGNQAGSLSGQKGTYVELDAISDSLENAVIATEDRTFYENSGVNVKRFLLAIVSMGRFGGGSTITQQLAKNAFLTQEQTVTRKAKEFFLSLELTKKYSKQEILTMYLNNAYFGNGVWGVEDASQKYFGTSAANLTVDEAATLAGMLKGPEIYNPIDNIQNATNRRNTVLANMVDDKKLSQADADSAAGVDMASRLDDTYQGTGDDYKYPSYFDAVIEEATKTYGLSEDEIVKNGYKIYTEMDANSQANMQQTYENTYLFPTSESDGSTAQSASVALDPTTGAVRGLVGRVGGTSDTTFRNFNYATQGKRSPGSTIKPLVVYAPALASGWSINKDLPNKPIDYNGYTPTNYGDIETEDIPMYQALANSYNVPAVYLFNQIGIQKGISYGQKFGLNFDNVPEELGISLGGGVTASPLQMAQAYATFANGGEMNTAYFITKIENASGDIIATHSKKSKRVISQSVANQMTSMMLGTFSNGSAVNANYTGYTMAGKTGTVQAEFNKDLTSDQWVIGYTPDVVMTTWIGFDKTDESHYLTGASSGTASTIFSYIAADVLPNTPGTEFTVENAYAADGQTLDYTADPNDSRNSSNKSWTDKASDVVNDVKDQASSLWDKITDSFSGLFR, from the coding sequence ATGACATTTTTTGATAATCTAAAAAACAAACTTTTTAAAGAAGAAAATAGCGGAAAGGGCAAGGATTCCCAGCCTGCTGAAAAATCGAAGAATTTACAAAATAAGATAAAGGGACTCTTCGCTAAGAAACCTGATGAGGTTGAACAAGCCGTTGAAGACCTAGATATGTCTCAGGAAAGTCAAGAGACGTCACGTTATCAACGTTCTAAGCAAAAGAAACCTATTGATACGACCAAACCTTTAGGTAAGGTTCAGGCGTTCTTGAGCAAGTTTACACTTTCGCCAAGAAATCCTATTCGTCGTTTCTGGCGTCGTTATCATATTGGGAAAATTCTCTTTATCTTGGTAGCTATGCTGGTTTTGACAGTTGGTTCCTACCTTTTCTATATTGCCAAGACGACCAATGTTTCAGATCTTCAAGATGCCTTGAAAGCTACGACGGTTATTTATGACAAAGAAGGCAATCAAGCTGGTTCTTTGTCAGGGCAAAAAGGGACTTATGTGGAGCTGGATGCCATTAGTGATAGCCTAGAGAATGCTGTTATAGCAACTGAGGACCGTACCTTCTATGAAAATAGCGGGGTTAACGTCAAGCGATTCCTCTTGGCCATTGTGTCCATGGGACGCTTTGGTGGTGGTTCGACCATTACCCAACAGTTGGCTAAAAATGCCTTCTTGACACAAGAACAGACAGTCACTCGTAAGGCCAAGGAATTCTTCCTCTCTTTGGAATTAACCAAGAAATACAGCAAGCAAGAAATCCTTACCATGTACCTCAATAATGCCTACTTTGGAAATGGGGTTTGGGGTGTTGAAGATGCCAGCCAAAAATACTTCGGGACAAGTGCTGCCAATCTAACCGTTGATGAAGCAGCGACCCTCGCGGGTATGCTTAAGGGACCTGAAATTTACAACCCAATCGATAATATCCAAAATGCGACCAACCGTCGAAACACTGTCCTCGCCAACATGGTTGATGACAAGAAGTTGAGTCAGGCAGATGCCGACAGTGCGGCTGGAGTTGATATGGCTAGTCGTCTGGATGATACCTATCAAGGGACTGGCGATGACTACAAGTATCCGTCTTACTTCGATGCCGTCATTGAAGAAGCTACGAAAACTTATGGCTTGAGTGAGGATGAAATTGTTAAAAATGGCTACAAGATCTACACAGAGATGGATGCCAATTCACAAGCTAACATGCAGCAAACCTACGAAAATACTTATCTCTTCCCTACATCAGAAAGTGATGGTAGTACAGCCCAGTCCGCTAGTGTGGCACTTGATCCAACAACTGGAGCGGTCCGTGGTCTAGTAGGTCGTGTAGGTGGTACCAGTGATACAACCTTCCGTAATTTCAACTATGCAACCCAAGGTAAGCGTAGTCCTGGTTCGACCATCAAACCTTTGGTAGTTTATGCCCCGGCCTTGGCTTCAGGGTGGAGTATCAACAAGGATCTCCCTAATAAACCAATCGACTACAACGGCTATACCCCAACTAACTATGGTGATATTGAGACAGAGGATATCCCCATGTATCAAGCTTTGGCCAACTCCTACAATGTCCCAGCAGTTTACCTATTTAATCAAATCGGTATTCAAAAAGGGATCAGTTACGGTCAAAAATTCGGTCTCAACTTTGACAATGTTCCAGAAGAACTGGGGATTTCACTTGGTGGTGGTGTGACAGCCAGTCCTCTTCAAATGGCTCAGGCATATGCGACCTTTGCTAATGGTGGTGAGATGAACACGGCTTATTTCATCACTAAAATTGAAAATGCCAGTGGTGACATTATTGCTACCCATAGTAAGAAGTCTAAACGTGTTATCAGCCAGTCAGTAGCTAACCAGATGACCAGCATGATGCTTGGTACCTTCTCAAATGGTTCCGCTGTGAATGCCAACTACACAGGTTATACGATGGCAGGTAAGACAGGTACTGTTCAGGCTGAATTTAACAAGGATTTGACTAGCGACCAGTGGGTGATTGGTTATACTCCTGATGTGGTTATGACGACCTGGATTGGTTTTGATAAGACTGACGAGAGTCACTACCTAACAGGAGCTAGCTCGGGAACAGCTTCGACGATTTTCAGCTACATCGCTGCGGATGTTTTGCCAAATACACCAGGTACTGAGTTTACCGTTGAAAATGCCTATGCAGCTGATGGTCAAACACTAGACTATACGGCAGATCCAAATGACTCGCGCAATAGCAGTAACAAGTCATGGACAGACAAGGCATCAGACGTTGTGAATGACGTTAAAGATCAGGCAAGCAGCCTTTGGGATAAGATTACAGACTCCTTCTCAGGTCTATTCAGATAG
- the nusG gene encoding transcription termination/antitermination protein NusG: MLDSFDKGWFVLQTYSGYENKVKENLLQRAQTYNMLENILRVEIPTQTVNVEKNGKVKEVEENRFPGYVLVEMVMTDEAWFVVRNTPNVTGFVGSHGNRSKPTPLLEEEIRQILISMGQTVDVFDTNIKVGDVVQIIDGAFMGQEGRVVEIENNKVKIMINMFGSETAAELELYQIAEL, encoded by the coding sequence ATGCTAGATTCATTCGACAAGGGCTGGTTCGTCCTTCAAACCTATTCAGGATACGAAAACAAAGTTAAAGAAAACCTTTTGCAACGTGCCCAAACTTATAACATGCTTGAAAATATCTTGCGTGTTGAAATCCCAACTCAAACGGTCAATGTTGAGAAAAACGGTAAAGTTAAAGAAGTAGAAGAAAACCGCTTCCCTGGTTACGTTCTTGTTGAGATGGTAATGACAGACGAAGCATGGTTCGTTGTCCGTAACACTCCAAACGTTACTGGTTTCGTTGGTTCTCACGGTAACCGTTCTAAACCAACACCACTTTTGGAAGAAGAAATCCGTCAAATCTTGATTTCAATGGGTCAAACCGTTGATGTCTTTGATACTAATATCAAGGTTGGTGACGTGGTTCAAATCATTGATGGTGCCTTTATGGGTCAAGAAGGCCGTGTTGTAGAAATTGAAAACAACAAGGTTAAAATCATGATTAATATGTTTGGTTCAGAAACAGCTGCTGAACTTGAACTTTACCAAATCGCTGAACTTTAA
- a CDS encoding phosphatase PAP2 family protein, producing MMNYKRFYDRISAPLRSYAKVLEGLNKLITRTFYLLFPIFLIWVWLRNGWFVLSTTVLIMGGGFFLLSLGRSLYNRPRPYQTWAIQPLIKKDSLGKSFPSRHVFSATVIAMLALTLNPWLGGTMLFLAGALALLRVLGGVHYPSDVLAGYVIGILIGLLLYL from the coding sequence ATGATGAATTACAAACGATTTTACGATAGGATTAGCGCTCCTTTGCGTTCTTACGCTAAGGTTTTAGAAGGGTTGAACAAGCTTATAACTAGGACTTTTTACCTGCTTTTTCCTATATTTCTTATTTGGGTTTGGCTAAGGAATGGTTGGTTTGTTCTCTCTACGACGGTGCTTATTATGGGGGGAGGCTTTTTCCTTCTTTCTCTTGGTCGTAGCCTCTACAATCGACCGCGTCCATACCAGACCTGGGCTATTCAACCCCTTATTAAGAAGGACAGTCTGGGCAAGTCCTTTCCCAGTCGGCATGTTTTCTCAGCGACTGTCATTGCTATGTTGGCACTGACGCTTAACCCCTGGCTAGGTGGGACTATGCTTTTTCTGGCGGGCGCTCTAGCTCTTTTGCGTGTGCTAGGTGGTGTTCACTATCCTAGTGATGTTTTGGCAGGCTATGTCATTGGGATTCTTATAGGTCTCCTTCTTTATCTTTAG